In Allocoprobacillus halotolerans, a genomic segment contains:
- a CDS encoding 4-alpha-glucanotransferase has product MKKTGILFPISALPSAYGVGDFGKNAYQFIDKIAQARIKIWQILPLNPLGYGNSPYQPLSSHAGDELYLDLDTFIQNGLLKEEEVKKKYHKIYMLTTQKSENKNKNTIN; this is encoded by the coding sequence ATGAAAAAAACAGGAATACTTTTTCCTATTTCAGCTTTGCCAAGTGCATATGGAGTAGGGGATTTTGGAAAAAATGCATATCAATTTATTGATAAAATTGCTCAAGCAAGAATAAAGATATGGCAAATCTTACCCTTGAATCCATTAGGTTATGGTAATTCTCCATATCAACCGTTATCAAGTCACGCAGGAGATGAATTGTATCTTGATCTTGATACTTTTATTCAAAATGGTTTGTTGAAGGAAGAGGAAGTAAAAAAGAAATATCACAAAATTTATATGTTGACTACACAAAAATCAGAAAACAAAAACAAGAATACTATCAATTAG